The DNA region GATGCCCCGATCGCCTTCGTGCCGCAGCTCGGCAGCACGCTGTTGTGCTGCCGCGACGACATCTTCGTCTCGGAGAAGCAGATCGACGTATTCTCGTCGCACCAGCCCGAGGGGCTGATGAACCGGCTGATGGGCCACAACATGATGCGCAAGGATGGCGATGCGCACATGAATGAGCGCAAGGCGATCTTCCCGGCGATCTCGCCGAAGACCGTGAGGTCGCACTGGACCGCGCAGTTCGAGCGCCACGCGCAGCGCATCCTCGATGAGCTCGATCCGGACGGCGTGGTGGATTTCGTGCAGGCCTTTGCGCTGCCGTTCTCGGCCGAATGCCTGAAATCGATCACCGGCCTCACCAATATGCGCTTTCAGGACATGAATGCCTGGTCGCAAGGCATGATCGACGGCATCGCCAACTATACGGGCGACCCCGCCATCGAAGCGCGCTGCCACGCCGCGACCTCCGGCATCGACGCCCATATCGACGACATGGTGCCGCTGCTGCGCAAGACGCCGGATCTCAGCCTGCTCGGCGTGATGCTGCAGACCGACATGCCGATGGAAAGCATCCGCGCCAACATCAAGCTTGCGATCTCGGGCGGGCAGAACGAGCCGCGCGACGCCATCGCCGGCACGGTGTGGGCGCTGTTGACCCATCCCGAGCAGCTCGCGCTCGCCAGCAGCGGTGCCATCCCCTGGCTGCACGTGTTCGAGGAGTATGCCCGCTGGATCTCGCCGATCGGCATGTCGCCGCGGCGGATCGCAAAGCCCTGGACGATCCGGGACGTCGCCTTCGAACCCAATGAACGCGTGTTCCTGATGTTCGGCTCGGCCAATCGCGACGAGAAGCATTTTGACAGGCCGGATGCATTCGACGTCCGTCGCGACGCCAGCAAGAGCATCGCGTTCGGCGCCGGGCCGCATTTCTGCGCCGGCGCCTGGGCGTCGCGCGCCATGGTCGCCGACGTCGCGTTGCCCGCGATCTTCGGCCGACTGAAGAACCTCCGCCTGGTCGAGGACCGGCCGCCGCGGATCGGCGGCTGGGCGTTTCGTGGGCTATTGGACCTGCCGGTGATGTGGGATCAGCAAGACTAGGCCGCGACAGATACAAGTATCGCTTCGGCTACCCGGCTCCGACGCGGAGCAAACGCGCCGCAGCGCCGAAGAATATGTAAGTACAGAAACAAAGAAACACACAAATAAAGACAAGTCATCTGGCGCGCCACATGGCGTCCGGCGGCTGTAATCGAACTGTCATGAATCCATTTCAATCCGCCGGTATTGGTGGAAGTACAACTATTTGTGCCCGTCACAGGGACTTGCTGTTTGAGCCCCGCCATAAGGGATTTGCGATGAATCCGAACACCAATGGTAGCAGTCACGAGACCTCCTTCCACGAAGACGCGGTCGACGACACCGCCGAGGAAGGCAACGGCGTCGCCAAGACGGTGGCCGTGGTCGCGGTGGTCGCCGCGGGCGCTGCCGTGTTCGAGGCCGCCCTGCTCCCGGGACTTGCACTCGGCGTCGCCGCGGTCGCCGCACCCAAATATCTGCCGAAGCTCGGCGCCGCCCTCAATCCGCTGTTCAAGTCGACCGTTCGCGGCACCTACAAGATGGCGCAGAAGTCGCGCGAGATGTTCGCCGAGGCGCAGGAGCAGGTGCACGACATCGTCGCCGAGGTGAAGGCCGAGAAGGACGCGCCGGCGCCCAAGGCCGCCGACGGCCGGTCCCCGGCCTGAGCTGCGCGACACATTTGCATGTGAGACGGCGACGCCGCAGGCCGCCGTCTCCGCAACGTTGATATCTGGCGCGGCGTGCGAGCGCGTTTGACGACGGCGGGATTTTTAAGTCCGGCGCCGGCTTTCGAATTGCTGCGAGAGGAATGCGATGACCAAGATGAAATTGCAGATCGCGCATCAGGTCCCCGGCCGTATCCGCATGAAGATACCGTCGGCCAAGGAAAATCCAGAGCTTCTCGAGCAGATCAAGCAAACCTTCAGCGTTATTCCCGGCGTGCACGAAGTCGC from Bradyrhizobium genosp. L includes:
- a CDS encoding cytochrome P450, giving the protein MSTAPHFDVDVTAFWQDPYPALARMRKDAPIAFVPQLGSTLLCCRDDIFVSEKQIDVFSSHQPEGLMNRLMGHNMMRKDGDAHMNERKAIFPAISPKTVRSHWTAQFERHAQRILDELDPDGVVDFVQAFALPFSAECLKSITGLTNMRFQDMNAWSQGMIDGIANYTGDPAIEARCHAATSGIDAHIDDMVPLLRKTPDLSLLGVMLQTDMPMESIRANIKLAISGGQNEPRDAIAGTVWALLTHPEQLALASSGAIPWLHVFEEYARWISPIGMSPRRIAKPWTIRDVAFEPNERVFLMFGSANRDEKHFDRPDAFDVRRDASKSIAFGAGPHFCAGAWASRAMVADVALPAIFGRLKNLRLVEDRPPRIGGWAFRGLLDLPVMWDQQD
- a CDS encoding DUF5132 domain-containing protein, which gives rise to MNPNTNGSSHETSFHEDAVDDTAEEGNGVAKTVAVVAVVAAGAAVFEAALLPGLALGVAAVAAPKYLPKLGAALNPLFKSTVRGTYKMAQKSREMFAEAQEQVHDIVAEVKAEKDAPAPKAADGRSPA